Proteins found in one Aquibium microcysteis genomic segment:
- a CDS encoding type II toxin-antitoxin system Phd/YefM family antitoxin has protein sequence MRRTAARRIFVATTANGSPAMGVVKLTDAEIDLATLVEAVANGTETEIVIERDGKPAARLVPVEPPAEEPRKIRLGLAAGKYPPMNFEAFQAMDAEIGKMFLGEEE, from the coding sequence TTGCGCCGCACCGCCGCACGGCGTATCTTCGTCGCAACCACTGCCAACGGGAGCCCGGCCATGGGCGTCGTGAAACTCACCGATGCGGAGATTGACCTCGCGACCCTCGTCGAGGCGGTCGCGAACGGCACCGAAACAGAGATCGTCATCGAGCGCGACGGCAAGCCCGCCGCGCGGCTGGTCCCGGTCGAGCCGCCGGCCGAAGAGCCGCGGAAAATCCGGCTGGGCCTTGCCGCCGGCAAGTATCCGCCGATGAACTTCGAAGCCTTCCAGGCCATGGATGCCGAGATCGGGAAGATGTTCCTCGGCGAGGAGGAGTGA
- a CDS encoding type II toxin-antitoxin system VapC family toxin, with protein MRLLLDTHVAIWATSTPERIPVRIHRLFGVGGGTVMVSAVAVWEIAIKHGRGRRDAPPMTAPQAIAEFDAAGFGILNVNAAHAAFVERLPALHGDPFDRLMLAQAIVEEMRFVTYDRHLSRYGAPVLSWT; from the coding sequence GTGAGGCTTCTCCTCGATACGCATGTTGCGATCTGGGCGACCAGCACCCCGGAGCGCATCCCGGTCCGTATTCACAGGCTGTTCGGCGTCGGGGGTGGCACGGTGATGGTTTCGGCGGTCGCCGTATGGGAGATCGCAATCAAACATGGCCGCGGTCGTCGCGACGCGCCGCCGATGACGGCGCCGCAGGCCATCGCAGAGTTCGATGCCGCCGGCTTCGGCATCCTGAACGTCAACGCCGCCCACGCCGCCTTCGTCGAGCGGCTCCCCGCCCTGCACGGCGACCCGTTCGACCGGCTCATGCTCGCCCAGGCGATCGTCGAGGAGATGCGGTTCGTCACATACGATCGCCACCTCTCGCGCTATGGTGCGCCCGTCCTGAGTTGGACCTGA
- a CDS encoding pirin family protein, translated as MSFFPGHDPEPGDAFACDAIELMVIPNAKDIGGFEVRRALPTAKRRLVGPFIFFDRMGPAILRPGTAMDVRPHPHIGLATVTYLFDGKIRHRDSLGTEMVIAPGDVNLMTAGRGIVHSERTPEELRGAPMSISGLQTWIALPDHREEIDPLFENTAAAALPLFAGDGASGRVVIGDFEGVRSPVRTQSDTLYVDIRIAPGGRVRIPAAAEERAVYLLDGRVTIAGDGFSPDRLLVFRPGDEIVVASEEGAHLMLFGGASMGSPRYIWWNFVSSSKERIEQAKEEWRTGRFDIVPGDAAEFIPLPE; from the coding sequence ATGAGCTTCTTCCCCGGCCACGACCCCGAGCCCGGCGATGCCTTCGCCTGCGATGCCATCGAGCTGATGGTGATCCCCAACGCCAAGGACATCGGCGGCTTCGAGGTCCGCCGCGCGCTGCCGACGGCGAAGCGCCGGCTCGTCGGGCCCTTCATCTTCTTCGACCGCATGGGCCCGGCCATCCTGCGCCCCGGCACGGCCATGGACGTGCGCCCGCATCCGCATATCGGGCTCGCCACCGTCACCTATCTCTTCGACGGAAAAATCCGCCATCGCGATTCGCTCGGCACCGAAATGGTGATCGCGCCGGGCGACGTGAACCTGATGACGGCCGGCCGCGGCATCGTCCATTCCGAGCGCACGCCGGAAGAGCTGCGCGGCGCGCCGATGTCGATCTCGGGCCTGCAGACCTGGATCGCGCTGCCCGACCACCGGGAGGAGATCGATCCCCTGTTCGAGAACACCGCCGCCGCCGCACTGCCGCTGTTTGCCGGCGACGGCGCCTCGGGCCGCGTCGTCATCGGCGATTTCGAGGGCGTCCGCTCGCCCGTCCGCACCCAGTCCGACACGCTCTACGTCGACATCCGGATCGCGCCCGGCGGCCGCGTCCGCATCCCCGCCGCGGCCGAGGAGCGCGCCGTCTACCTGCTCGACGGCCGCGTTACCATCGCCGGCGACGGCTTCTCGCCCGACCGCCTGCTCGTCTTCCGCCCCGGCGACGAGATCGTCGTGGCCTCGGAGGAGGGCGCCCATCTGATGCTCTTCGGCGGCGCCTCCATGGGTTCGCCGCGCTACATCTGGTGGAACTTCGTCTCCTCGTCGAAGGAGCGCATCGAGCAGGCCAAGGAGGAGTGGCGCACCGGCCGCTTCGACATCGTGCCGGGCGACGCCGCGGAGTTCATCCCCCTGCCCGAGTGA
- the dxs gene encoding 1-deoxy-D-xylulose-5-phosphate synthase yields the protein MTVKSPPATPLLDRVTIPADLKKLSEAELPQLAAELRAEMIDAVSQTGGHLGAGLGVVELTVALHYVFDTPADRLIWDVGHQAYPHKILTGRRDRIRTLRQEGGLSGFTKRDESPYDPFGAAHSSTSISAGLGMAVGRDLKGAKNNVIAVIGDGAMSAGMAYEALNNAGALDARLIVILNDNDMSIAPPSGAMSAYLARLASGRTYQGFRDFGKKLTSYLGKTVDRAITRAVEHARGYVTGGTLFEELGFFHIGPIDGHNLEHLIPVLKNVRDNGAGPILIHVVTQKGKGYAPAEAASDKYHGVNKFDVITGAQAKAPANAPAYTRVFAETLVQEARDDDRIVAITAAMPSGTGLDLFGEAFPSRTFDVGIAEQHAVTFAAGLATEGFRPFCAIYSTFLQRAYDQVVHDVALQGLPVRFAIDRAGYVGADGATHCGAFDVGYLAMLPGFTVMAAADEAELRHMIRTAVEHDGGPIAFRYPRGNGVGVDMPERGVALPIGKGRVLREGTKVALLSFGTRLADCLAAAEELDAAGLSTTVADARFAKPLDGDLVARLAREHEVLVTVEEGSIGGFGTQVLHFLAGAGLLESGARIRPLVFPDVFTDHAKPERMIEIAGLDTAGIVRTVFAALGTGARAARA from the coding sequence ATGACCGTCAAATCGCCGCCCGCGACCCCGCTTCTCGACCGCGTCACCATCCCCGCCGACCTGAAGAAGCTGTCCGAAGCAGAGCTTCCGCAGCTCGCCGCCGAGCTGCGCGCGGAGATGATCGACGCCGTCTCGCAGACCGGCGGCCATCTCGGCGCCGGTCTCGGCGTGGTCGAGCTGACCGTGGCGCTGCACTACGTCTTCGACACGCCGGCCGACCGGCTGATCTGGGACGTCGGCCACCAGGCCTATCCGCACAAGATCCTCACCGGCCGGCGCGACCGCATCCGCACCCTGCGCCAGGAAGGCGGCCTGTCGGGCTTCACCAAGCGCGACGAGAGCCCCTACGATCCCTTCGGCGCGGCGCATTCCTCCACTTCGATCTCGGCCGGCCTCGGCATGGCCGTCGGCCGCGACCTCAAGGGCGCGAAGAACAACGTCATCGCCGTCATCGGCGACGGCGCCATGTCGGCCGGCATGGCCTACGAGGCGTTGAACAATGCCGGCGCGCTCGATGCCCGGCTGATCGTCATCCTCAACGACAACGACATGTCGATCGCCCCGCCGTCGGGCGCCATGAGCGCCTATCTGGCGCGCCTCGCCTCGGGCCGCACCTACCAGGGCTTCCGCGATTTCGGCAAGAAGCTCACTTCCTATCTCGGCAAGACGGTCGACCGCGCCATCACCCGCGCCGTCGAGCATGCGCGCGGCTACGTCACCGGCGGCACGCTGTTCGAGGAACTGGGCTTCTTCCACATCGGCCCGATCGACGGCCACAATCTCGAGCACCTGATCCCGGTGCTGAAGAACGTCCGCGACAACGGCGCCGGCCCGATCCTCATCCACGTCGTCACCCAGAAGGGCAAGGGCTACGCGCCCGCCGAGGCGGCGTCCGACAAGTATCACGGCGTCAACAAGTTCGACGTCATCACCGGCGCCCAGGCCAAGGCGCCGGCCAATGCGCCCGCCTACACCAGGGTCTTCGCCGAGACCCTCGTCCAGGAAGCGCGGGACGACGACCGCATCGTCGCCATCACCGCGGCCATGCCCTCCGGCACCGGGCTCGATCTCTTCGGCGAGGCATTCCCGTCGCGCACCTTCGACGTCGGCATCGCCGAGCAGCACGCCGTCACCTTCGCCGCCGGCCTCGCCACCGAGGGCTTTCGGCCCTTCTGCGCCATCTATTCCACCTTCCTGCAGCGCGCCTACGACCAGGTGGTCCACGACGTGGCCCTGCAGGGCCTGCCCGTCCGCTTCGCGATCGACCGTGCCGGCTATGTCGGCGCAGACGGCGCCACCCATTGCGGCGCCTTCGACGTCGGCTATCTCGCCATGCTGCCGGGCTTCACCGTCATGGCCGCCGCCGACGAGGCGGAGCTGCGCCACATGATCCGCACCGCCGTCGAGCATGACGGCGGCCCGATCGCCTTCCGCTACCCGCGCGGCAACGGCGTCGGCGTCGACATGCCCGAGCGCGGCGTGGCGCTGCCCATCGGCAAGGGCCGCGTGCTGCGCGAAGGCACCAAGGTCGCGCTGCTCTCCTTTGGCACGCGGCTCGCCGACTGCCTCGCCGCGGCCGAGGAACTCGACGCCGCCGGCCTCTCCACCACGGTCGCCGACGCGCGCTTCGCCAAGCCGCTCGACGGCGACCTCGTCGCCCGCCTGGCGCGCGAGCACGAGGTATTGGTCACCGTCGAGGAAGGCTCGATCGGCGGCTTCGGTACGCAGGTCCTGCATTTCCTCGCCGGCGCCGGCCTGCTCGAATCGGGCGCCCGAATCCGCCCGCTGGTCTTCCCCGACGTCTTCACCGACCACGCCAAGCCCGAAAGGATGATCGAGATCGCCGGCCTCGACACCGCCGGCATCGTCCGCACCGTCTTCGCGGCGCTCGGCACGGGCGCACGGGCGGCGCGGGCCTGA